CGGCCACGGCGACGGGATCTACATCAACACCGCGGGCATCGGTCTCGTCCCGGCGGGCGTCGATCTGCGCCCTGAGCGGGTCGTCCCCGGCGACGTCGTGATCGTCAGCGGCGCCATCGGTGTCCACGGGGTGGCGGTCATGAGCGTCCGCGAGGGACTGGAATTCGGAGTGGAGATCAAGAGTGACTGCGCGGCGCTCGGCGGCCTGGTCGACGCCATGCTCGCCGTCACCCCGGATCTGCACGTCCTGCGCGACCCCACCCGAGGCGGCCTGGCCGCCTCGCTCAACGAGATCGCGCAGGCCTCCGGCACCGGGGTGGTCATCCAGGAACGCGACGTGCCGGTCCCGCCGGCCGTGGCCAACGCCTGCGCCATTCTCGGACTGGACCCCATGTACATCGCCAACGAGGGCAAGCTGGTCGCCTTCGTTCCGCGTGAGCACGCCGACGCCGTCCTCGGGGCGATGCGCGCCCATCCTCTGGGCGCGGACTCCGTGATCATCGGTGAGGCCGTGGAGGCGCATCCGGGCATGGTCGTGGCGCGGACCGGCCTGGGA
This portion of the Streptomyces canus genome encodes:
- the hypE gene encoding hydrogenase expression/formation protein HypE, encoding MSDTTDLPVPALDVEAWTCPAPLRDRPRVVMGHGGGGVLSAELVQQIFAPAFGGEVLAQMGDAAVLSLGGARLAFSTDSYVVRPLFFPGGSIGDLAVNGTVNDLAMSGARAAYLSCGFILEEGVELDVVTRVSVALGAAARTACVEVATGDTKVVEAGHGDGIYINTAGIGLVPAGVDLRPERVVPGDVVIVSGAIGVHGVAVMSVREGLEFGVEIKSDCAALGGLVDAMLAVTPDLHVLRDPTRGGLAASLNEIAQASGTGVVIQERDVPVPPAVANACAILGLDPMYIANEGKLVAFVPREHADAVLGAMRAHPLGADSVIIGEAVEAHPGMVVARTGLGGTRVVDLPIGEQLPRIC